Within the Terriglobia bacterium genome, the region TGGCAAAGCCCCACGCCACCGGCATGTCGATGCCCCAGATGCCTACGCCCTTGAGAAACAGGTAGCCCACGGCCGTGAGCAGGATCAGGCTGATCCCGATCCCCACCCCGAAGCCGGCCAGCCAGCCGATCGAGGTGCGGCGCGTCAGGACGATGGCGCTGATCTTGTCCGTGATGGTGCCGAAGGTGTGCCCCGGCCCCAGGACGGGCGACTTGCCGGGCGACGGATTGGTCGGAGTCTCCGCCATCTACCTTTTCTCCTCCCGCATCGCCGGGTTGGGGCTCTCACTCGGCTTCCCTGGGCCGGACACGGGCAGCTCGGGGTTGGGATTGCGGACCTCCGCCAGGTACGTGGTGCGCGGGCGCGTGTTCAGCTCGGCCAGCAGACCGTAGTTGCGCGAGTCAGCCTTACAGCGCGAGACCGCGCTTTTCTTGTCGTTGATGTCGCCGAAGACGATGGCCTGGGTCGGGCACGACTGCTGGCACGCCGTCTGGATCTCGCCATCGCGCACCTTGCGGTCCTGCGTCTCCGCCTCGATGCGGGCCGCGTTGATGCGCTGCACGCAGTAGGTGCACTTCTCCATCACGCCGCGGCTGCGCACGCTCACGTCCGGATTGCGCATCAGCTTCAGGCTCTCCGCTTCCCAATCCTGGAACAGGTAGAAGTTGAAGCGCCGCACCTTGTAGGGACAGTTGTTCGAGCAATACCGCGTCCCCACGCAGCGGTTGTAGACCATGTCGTTCAGGCCCTCGGAGCTGTGGGTGGTGGCGCCGACAGGGCAGACCACCTCGCAGGGCGCGTTCTCGCACTGCTGGCAGGGAACGGGCTGGAAATGGAGCCGGGGGTTGTCGAGGTCGCCTTCGTAGTAGGCGTCCACGCGCAACCAGTGCATCTCCCGCGACTTGATGACCTGCTCGCGCCCCACCACCGGGATGTTGTTCTCCGCCTGGCAGGCCACCACGCACGAGTTGCAGCCGATGCAGGAATTCAGGTCGATGGCCATGCCCCACGCGTAGCCCTCGTAAGGCACCGGCGAGTACATCGTCATCGCCGCGCCCGGCTCGCCTTCCCTTGCGAAGTCCGGGTTCTTGCGAAATTCTTCGAGCGGCGCGGAACGGATGGCGCCACGCTCGGCGGCCTCTTCGCCGATCTCGCGAACGTCCAGCACGTGATGGTTGCGCACCGTCGAAAGCGTCTCGCGCTCGCCGGTCTTGCGCAGGGTGATGCCGCCGCTGAACCACGGCGCGCTGCTGGCGCGCAGCGGGTACACGTTGAATCCCTTGCCGTTGCCGACCGTGCCGGCGCGGGTGCGGCCGTAGCCAAAGTGCACGGTCACCGATTCGTCGGGGTGGCCGGGCAGGATGTACACCGGCCCCCGCATTTTCTGCCCGCGGTATTCGATCTCGACCACGTCGCCGTATTGCAGCCCTTCGCGCTGCGCCATGCGCGAGCCCACCATCACAGCGTTCTCCCAGGTCAGCGTGCTGAGAGTCTTCTGCAGCTCCTGGAGCCAGCCGTTGGCGGCGAAGCGGCCGTCGTGAATGGTGGGATCCGGGCGGAAGATGAGTTCGGTGCCCTGCACCGCCAGTTTCGTATCCAGCGGCAATTCGATGTTGCGTGGCGCAACCGATTTCGCCGGCAGCGCGCTGTTGGCGATCGATCCGTCGTGCAGCCAGCGCCGCCAGTCGTTCTCGAAATTGGACCCCTTGTGCTGCGACATCCAGTAAGCCCGGACGATCTCGTAGCCGGACTGCTCCGTTTTCTCGCCGAACGTCGCCAGCAGTTCGTGGGCGCTGCGTCCGCCATACAGCGGTGCAATCAGCGGCTGCACGATGGAGATGGCGCCGTCGAAGCTCCGCACGTCGCTCCACTGCTCCAGGTAGTGCGCCTCGGGGACGTGCCACTGGCAGGCAGCCGCGGTCTCATCGGCGTACAGCCCCAGATGAATCTTCAGCCCGACCTTTTTGAGTGCCTCGCCGAAGCCGAGGTCGGCGTGTGCGTCATACACCGGGTTCGCGCTCAGGATGAGCAGCATGCTGACCTGCCCGGCGTTCATGTCGTGAACCAGGTCGCGCAGCGACTCGGTGTTGTCCACCCACTTCGCCAGCGCCGGATCGCTGTAATAGACCGTATGCCCGACGTTGCTTAGCGCGGCGTTCATCAGGTGCGCCAGCGCATGCACTTCCGGTGTCTGCTGTTCGCCCGCGATGACCACCGAGCGGCCGCGCGCCGATTGCAGGTCCTTCACCAGCGCGTCCATCCACTTCTCGCGGATGGCATCTGCCGCGGGGCTGGCGGAGGCGACCCCCAGCTTGCCGGCGATGGCGCGCGCCAGCGCCTGCACCTCGGAGGCGCGGAGGCCGAGACGATGGTCCGCCTTGCCCCCTGTATTGGTGGGCGAACTCTCCAGCGCGTACAGGCGGCTCATGCCCTGCTTGGGATTGCGGCGCCGCCCGATGAAGTCCCGCGACAGCCGCTGGAAGTCCGGATGGCCCGCCGCCGACATGAAGTCGGCGTCCAACGTCAGCACCACGTCGGCTTTTTCGAGCTGGTAGTGGGTTTCGACCGGCGCGCCGAAGACCATCTTCGTGCCCCGGTACGCGGAGTCGCGGTGGTTCGCCTCCCACTGGTGCCACTTGGCGTTGGGATAGAGCTGGAGGATCTGCGCGATCTGCGCCGCCAGCGTCGGAGACGAAACCGCGCCGGTCAGGATGCGCAGCCCGGCGCCCGTCGAAGCCTGCTGCGCCGCAAGCCCCTTCTTGATCGCGCCGACCAGGTTCCCCCAGGGCCGCACTTCGCCCATATAGAGGATGGTCTGCGAGCGCTCGGGATCGTACATCGAGAGGATCGAGGCCTGCGCGAACAGGTCCGACGCGCCGCGGCTCGCGGGATGGTCGGGATTGCCCTCGATCTTGGTCGGACGTCCCTCGTGGCTTTCCACCAGCAACGGCTTGCCATAGCCGGAGAGGGTCATCGCCGTGGCGAAGAACAGCGGCTTGCCCAGCACCAACTCTTCCGGCTGCCTCACGTAGGGGACGATGGGCTCGAGCGGCTGCTTGGTGCAGCCCATCAGACCCGCGAACGCGAGCGAGGCGCCAGAGAGCTTCAGGAAATCGCGGCGGGAGAATCCCTGTTCGCCCTCGCGCCATTCCGAGGCGTGGCGCGGGAATTCGCGGTGCAGCATCTCCTCGAACTGGGGCGTTGCCGCCAGTTCTTCCAGACTGCGCCAGTATTGCGGCCCGGTCGCTTGCGCCAGCTTCTCGCGCACTGCCGCCAGGTCCAGACGCTCCTCCGCAGCCCTGATCTGGATCAGTTTTTCGTCGTGACAGCCCGGTTTCTTGCCGTCTTGCATCAGATCGATGAGTCCTAACGGTGGCAGGTCGAGCAACTGGTGAGGTCGCCCGGACTGCGGATGCCGTACAGCTTGATGAGCGCGCGCCCTAGCGCGCGCTGATCGGAGAAGTTCCGCCCGGCCACCGCCACGGGTTTCTCCTCCGACGGCGCCTCGTAGCGCATGTTGAACACCTGGTCTTTCGGCCGCAGGTACTTGTCGGGCGCCCGATGGCAGTCCAGGCACCACTCCATCTGTAAGGAATTGGCGGCGAAGGTCAGCGGCATGCGGTCCACCGGCCCGTGGCAGGTGGCGCAGCCGACGCCCTTGTTCACGTGGATCTGGTGGTTGAAAAAGACGTAGTCGGGCAGGTCATGCACCCGCGTCCAGCGCAGCGAAGTGTCGGTGCGGTAACTGTCGCGCACCGGCTCCAGCAGGGGAGTGTCCGTCCACAACTGCGAATGGCAGTTCATGCAGGTCTTGGTCGGCGGCAGGCCGGCGAAGCTGGAGTCCTCCACCGAGGTGTGACAGTAGCGGCAATCGATGCCCAGGCCGCCCACGTGGTGCTGGTGGCTGAAGGGGACCGGCTGCTCCTGCGCCTCGCCCTGACGCGTGATCCACGGCGAGCGCTGCAGCTCCGCCGTCCCCCAGCCTAGCGCGGCCAGGACGAAGACGAACCCGTAGATGGTCGCCCGCGAGATCGTGTTGGTGCTGCGATGAAAGATCTGCGACATCGAACGCTGTGTTCTCTGGTTGCAGGGACGCGGCGAAGCTCCGCGTCGGTTCGTTCAGCCCTGAGCCTGGGCGCGGACCGTCGGAGTGTGACGATGGATACAGGCCTATGTGATTCTCGTCACGAAAACTTCGCATTATAACAGGCGCGGCAGTTTCGCCAACCGCCGCGCTCCCGCGTTGGATGCCGCGGCACGACCGCGGCTGCGCAAACTTCATTTTTTCTCTGTGATTTTTCCCGGAGCGGGAACTCCGGCAATAGGGTGCGGCCAAAGCCGCGCCTTTCTTGCATCGGGATCTACTTCAAGCCGATGGGCTGGTTGACCACCAGCAGCTTGGGCTCGGTCATCTCCTCGATGGCGTACTTCAGGCCTTCGCGGCCGATGCCCGACTGCTTGGTGCCGCCGTAGGGCATGGAGTCCACCCGCCACGTAGGCACGTCGCCGGCGATCACCCCGCCGACCTCCAACTGGTCATAGGCGTAGAACAGCAGCCTCGCATCGCGCGTGAACACGCCCGCCTGGAGCCCGTACGGAGAATCGTTGACGGTCTGGACCGCCTCTTCAAAGGTGTCGTAGGGCTCGACCGTGACCACCGGCGCGAAGACCTCCTGGCAGTTGACCTTCATCGTGCGCTTGGTCGAGGTCAGCACTGTCGGCTCCAGCAGGGACCGGTGGCGCTTGCCGCCGCAGAGCAGCTTGGCCCCGCCCTCCAGCGCTTCCGTGATCCAGTCGGCGGCGCGGTGGGCGTCGGCTTCCCGGATCATCGGGCCCACGTCCGTTGCCGGATCGAGCGGGTCGCCGGTGCGCAGCGCCCTCACCTTGGGGACGAAGATCTCGAGGAACTTCTGACACACGCTGCGCTGCACCAGGATGCGCTGCACCGAGATGCAGCTCTGGCCCGCGTAAGCGAACCCGCCGGTCACGCATCGCTCTGCTGCCGCCTCCACGTCCGCGTCGCTGTGGATGATGACGCCGGCGTTCCCGCCCAGCTCGAGCACGACCCGTTTTCTCCCCGCTTTTTGCTTCAGCGCCCATCCCGCGGCCGTGCTGCCGGTAAAGGTGAGCAGGCGCAGGCGCTCGTCGGAGATCAGAGGCGCCGCCGCCTCATTGGTGAGCGGCAGAACGCTGAGCGCTCCCGCCGGCCAGCCTGCCTCGTGCACGATCTCGGCCACGATCAGCGGCGTGAGCGGCGTCTGCGGCGGTGGCTTCAGCACCATGGTGCAGCCGGCGGCGATGGCCGGCGCGATCTTGTGCGCCGTAAGCAGCGACGGAAAGTT harbors:
- a CDS encoding TAT-variant-translocated molybdopterin oxidoreductase → MQDGKKPGCHDEKLIQIRAAEERLDLAAVREKLAQATGPQYWRSLEELAATPQFEEMLHREFPRHASEWREGEQGFSRRDFLKLSGASLAFAGLMGCTKQPLEPIVPYVRQPEELVLGKPLFFATAMTLSGYGKPLLVESHEGRPTKIEGNPDHPASRGASDLFAQASILSMYDPERSQTILYMGEVRPWGNLVGAIKKGLAAQQASTGAGLRILTGAVSSPTLAAQIAQILQLYPNAKWHQWEANHRDSAYRGTKMVFGAPVETHYQLEKADVVLTLDADFMSAAGHPDFQRLSRDFIGRRRNPKQGMSRLYALESSPTNTGGKADHRLGLRASEVQALARAIAGKLGVASASPAADAIREKWMDALVKDLQSARGRSVVIAGEQQTPEVHALAHLMNAALSNVGHTVYYSDPALAKWVDNTESLRDLVHDMNAGQVSMLLILSANPVYDAHADLGFGEALKKVGLKIHLGLYADETAAACQWHVPEAHYLEQWSDVRSFDGAISIVQPLIAPLYGGRSAHELLATFGEKTEQSGYEIVRAYWMSQHKGSNFENDWRRWLHDGSIANSALPAKSVAPRNIELPLDTKLAVQGTELIFRPDPTIHDGRFAANGWLQELQKTLSTLTWENAVMVGSRMAQREGLQYGDVVEIEYRGQKMRGPVYILPGHPDESVTVHFGYGRTRAGTVGNGKGFNVYPLRASSAPWFSGGITLRKTGERETLSTVRNHHVLDVREIGEEAAERGAIRSAPLEEFRKNPDFAREGEPGAAMTMYSPVPYEGYAWGMAIDLNSCIGCNSCVVACQAENNIPVVGREQVIKSREMHWLRVDAYYEGDLDNPRLHFQPVPCQQCENAPCEVVCPVGATTHSSEGLNDMVYNRCVGTRYCSNNCPYKVRRFNFYLFQDWEAESLKLMRNPDVSVRSRGVMEKCTYCVQRINAARIEAETQDRKVRDGEIQTACQQSCPTQAIVFGDINDKKSAVSRCKADSRNYGLLAELNTRPRTTYLAEVRNPNPELPVSGPGKPSESPNPAMREEKR
- a CDS encoding cytochrome c family protein, which gives rise to MSQIFHRSTNTISRATIYGFVFVLAALGWGTAELQRSPWITRQGEAQEQPVPFSHQHHVGGLGIDCRYCHTSVEDSSFAGLPPTKTCMNCHSQLWTDTPLLEPVRDSYRTDTSLRWTRVHDLPDYVFFNHQIHVNKGVGCATCHGPVDRMPLTFAANSLQMEWCLDCHRAPDKYLRPKDQVFNMRYEAPSEEKPVAVAGRNFSDQRALGRALIKLYGIRSPGDLTSCSTCHR
- a CDS encoding aldehyde dehydrogenase family protein, whose amino-acid sequence is MAQGTLPQVREYSYLLDGQFVAHGEPVEVHAPYDGAVVGRTFNAAPEDLERAIQAAVRAFQTTRQMPSFQRRDILNRIAAKLRDRADEIARLIAQEAGKPIRQSKAEVERAIFTFSVGAEEATRIHGEWLPLDVLESTKNRWGILRRFPVGPVAAIIPFNFPSLLTAHKIAPAIAAGCTMVLKPPPQTPLTPLIVAEIVHEAGWPAGALSVLPLTNEAAAPLISDERLRLLTFTGSTAAGWALKQKAGRKRVVLELGGNAGVIIHSDADVEAAAERCVTGGFAYAGQSCISVQRILVQRSVCQKFLEIFVPKVRALRTGDPLDPATDVGPMIREADAHRAADWITEALEGGAKLLCGGKRHRSLLEPTVLTSTKRTMKVNCQEVFAPVVTVEPYDTFEEAVQTVNDSPYGLQAGVFTRDARLLFYAYDQLEVGGVIAGDVPTWRVDSMPYGGTKQSGIGREGLKYAIEEMTEPKLLVVNQPIGLK